One genomic window of Paenibacillus xylanilyticus includes the following:
- a CDS encoding ankyrin repeat domain-containing protein — MNALVNTIHAAAEAGHTDEVIRFITQGAGLNEQDALGRTPLMAAVHGNKVQTVSMLIDAGADINIQDNRLDNPLLYASAEGLKEIVEMAVAAGADTRLTNRFGGTALIPAADRGHVNIVEFLLTSTDVDVNHVNNLGWTALLEAVILGDGGPRHQQIVALLLQYGADREIADRDGVTPLAHARRNRYTEMERMLSNS; from the coding sequence ATGAACGCATTGGTTAATACGATACATGCGGCTGCTGAAGCTGGACATACAGATGAGGTTATCCGGTTTATTACACAAGGTGCCGGATTGAACGAACAGGATGCGCTTGGGAGAACTCCGCTAATGGCTGCAGTACATGGCAACAAGGTACAGACCGTTAGCATGTTGATTGATGCCGGAGCGGATATTAACATTCAGGATAATCGATTGGATAATCCGTTGTTATATGCCAGTGCTGAGGGCCTCAAGGAAATTGTTGAAATGGCCGTCGCGGCCGGGGCAGATACAAGATTAACGAATCGCTTTGGCGGAACCGCACTTATCCCTGCAGCCGACAGGGGCCATGTGAACATTGTGGAATTCCTGCTGACTTCTACAGATGTGGATGTGAATCATGTCAACAATCTGGGCTGGACAGCACTGCTGGAGGCCGTCATTCTGGGAGACGGTGGACCCCGGCATCAGCAGATCGTGGCATTGCTTCTGCAATATGGTGCCGATAGAGAGATCGCAGATCGGGATGGCGTTACCCCGCTAGCTCATGCCAGACGGAACCGTTATACCGAAATGGAACGGATGCTATCGAATAGCTGA
- a CDS encoding LysR family transcriptional regulator has product MDIKQCRYFIAIAEEKQITAAARRLHMAQPPLSQQLKLMEEELGVALFERKGRLMELTQAGRSFYDYAVTMTKYMEEAVMEMQSFRYGIRGKLSLGMNTISDSLIPKALQQFRTSHPQVTYKIQQNESAQLCSMLDDGLIELACVRMPVKTKHYEVLHLPQEPLYYISSEPLETKGENGTYFDQLAEVPLLLPSTEGLGMFELILEKFREHQVKPSIMGECSDVAMLLELVRLGFANSIVPGTVLQLHHEQSFHIYRILDPNSTVGSALVWLHHRYLSKPAQQFVQLVREMLP; this is encoded by the coding sequence GTGGATATCAAACAATGTCGCTACTTTATAGCCATTGCCGAAGAGAAACAAATTACCGCAGCTGCCCGAAGACTGCACATGGCTCAGCCTCCACTCAGCCAGCAATTAAAACTGATGGAAGAAGAGCTGGGCGTAGCACTCTTTGAACGCAAAGGACGCTTGATGGAATTAACGCAAGCAGGCCGCAGCTTCTATGATTATGCGGTCACGATGACCAAATACATGGAGGAAGCTGTTATGGAGATGCAGAGCTTCCGTTACGGAATCCGGGGCAAGCTATCCCTGGGCATGAATACCATTTCCGATAGTCTGATCCCGAAGGCGCTCCAGCAGTTTCGCACAAGCCATCCTCAAGTAACCTACAAAATTCAGCAGAATGAATCCGCTCAGCTATGCAGCATGCTGGATGATGGACTGATTGAGCTGGCCTGCGTACGTATGCCGGTGAAAACCAAACACTATGAAGTGCTGCATCTGCCGCAGGAGCCGCTCTACTATATATCCTCGGAGCCTCTGGAGACCAAGGGGGAAAATGGCACTTACTTTGATCAGTTGGCCGAAGTTCCACTCCTGCTTCCAAGTACAGAGGGACTCGGCATGTTTGAACTGATTCTTGAGAAGTTTCGCGAACATCAGGTGAAGCCTTCGATTATGGGTGAATGCTCAGATGTAGCCATGCTGCTAGAGCTGGTCCGGCTCGGATTCGCGAATTCTATCGTGCCTGGCACTGTACTGCAGCTCCATCACGAACAATCATTTCATATCTATCGGATCCTTGACCCGAACTCCACCGTGGGGTCAGCGCTCGTCTGGCTGCACCATCGTTATCTGTCCAAGCCAGCCCAGCAATTCGTGCAGTTGGTTCGGGAGATGCTCCCATAG
- a CDS encoding beta-glucoside-specific PTS transporter subunit IIABC, with protein sequence MDKQQLSKDILKLVGGEENIDQVTHCMTRLRFNLNDNGKADKATLKNTPGVMGVMENGGQFQVIIGNDVPVVYNALVGNMSKSPDAKPAAAATGGKKKNPLSAVFDFISGVFTPILPAITGAGMIKGIVALLLTFGWIDATSSTYIILSAIGDGAFYFLPIILGISTARKLGSNMYIGAAIGASVMHPTITALLAPGENVSFIGLPVVAATYASSVIPILIAVWLASYVEKAIDKVTHASLKLIVVPTVTLLIIVPVMMIAVGPLGVIIGNGLTDGINWLFNNAGLFAGLLVGGAFSLLIITGMHYALVPIMIGSIATLGYDYLIPLMMVANFAQAGSALGVSLKSKNKQIKSLSASTGVTALMGITEPAMYGVNMRFKKPFVAALIGAAISGAFVSFFQTKAYVIGGLAGLSGIPMIIGPTFVYALIGIVIAVVASAILTYILGFEDVPEAVPAATTASAEPVTPVAADVNSSASAVSAVEEEKAQDQEVFSPMTGEVRPLSDVPDPAFSEEIMGKGFAIQPTEGRVVSPINGTVFSLSKSGHAIGLVSDNGAEMLIHIGIDTVKLKGQFFSPKVQAGAKVAVGDVLMEFDREEIEKAGYTTITPVIVTNMHQYESIVSAGRTAIKEQELLYTAKA encoded by the coding sequence ATGGATAAACAACAATTGTCCAAAGATATTCTGAAATTGGTCGGTGGAGAAGAAAACATTGATCAAGTCACGCACTGTATGACAAGACTTAGATTTAATCTTAATGACAATGGCAAAGCTGACAAAGCGACGCTTAAAAATACACCTGGCGTTATGGGCGTTATGGAGAATGGTGGTCAATTTCAGGTTATTATCGGGAACGATGTGCCAGTGGTGTATAACGCGCTGGTAGGAAACATGTCCAAATCTCCTGATGCGAAACCAGCAGCTGCTGCAACAGGCGGCAAAAAGAAAAATCCGCTGAGTGCCGTATTTGACTTTATTTCAGGTGTGTTCACTCCAATCCTTCCTGCCATCACTGGCGCGGGTATGATCAAAGGGATCGTGGCCTTGCTGCTTACCTTTGGATGGATTGATGCAACAAGTTCAACATACATCATCCTGTCCGCTATTGGTGACGGTGCGTTCTACTTCCTGCCAATCATTCTCGGAATTAGTACAGCACGTAAGCTCGGAAGCAATATGTATATTGGTGCGGCCATTGGTGCATCGGTTATGCACCCAACCATTACGGCTTTGTTAGCACCAGGTGAGAATGTATCTTTCATCGGTTTGCCGGTTGTAGCTGCAACCTATGCATCTTCGGTTATTCCGATTTTGATTGCAGTCTGGCTGGCATCTTATGTAGAAAAGGCGATCGACAAAGTTACACATGCTTCTCTTAAATTGATTGTTGTGCCTACAGTGACTCTGCTTATCATTGTCCCTGTTATGATGATTGCCGTAGGACCACTAGGGGTTATCATTGGTAACGGCTTGACGGACGGTATTAACTGGTTGTTTAATAATGCTGGTTTGTTTGCAGGATTGCTTGTTGGTGGAGCGTTCTCACTGTTAATTATTACAGGAATGCACTATGCGCTCGTTCCAATCATGATCGGTTCTATTGCAACATTGGGATACGATTACTTGATCCCGCTTATGATGGTTGCTAACTTTGCACAAGCAGGTAGTGCTTTGGGTGTTTCTCTGAAATCCAAAAACAAACAAATCAAATCCTTGTCTGCATCGACTGGTGTTACCGCACTTATGGGTATTACAGAACCAGCCATGTACGGGGTCAACATGCGATTCAAAAAACCGTTTGTAGCAGCACTGATTGGTGCGGCAATTAGCGGAGCGTTCGTCAGCTTCTTCCAAACAAAAGCGTATGTTATCGGTGGTCTGGCAGGTCTCTCAGGAATTCCGATGATCATCGGTCCGACATTTGTATATGCTCTGATCGGAATTGTCATTGCAGTTGTAGCTTCTGCAATACTGACGTACATCCTCGGATTCGAAGATGTTCCAGAAGCGGTTCCAGCAGCGACTACAGCTTCAGCTGAGCCTGTTACACCCGTTGCCGCTGATGTAAACAGTTCCGCTTCCGCAGTATCTGCGGTTGAAGAAGAAAAAGCCCAGGATCAAGAAGTATTCAGCCCGATGACTGGGGAAGTAAGACCGCTTAGCGATGTACCAGACCCTGCATTCTCTGAAGAAATCATGGGTAAAGGATTTGCAATTCAGCCGACTGAAGGTCGTGTGGTTTCCCCGATTAACGGAACGGTGTTCTCCTTGTCGAAGAGTGGACATGCCATTGGTCTGGTCAGCGACAACGGTGCAGAGATGCTGATCCACATCGGAATTGATACGGTGAAGCTGAAAGGCCAATTCTTCTCGCCTAAGGTTCAGGCAGGCGCAAAAGTTGCTGTGGGTGATGTATTGATGGAATTTGACCGTGAAGAAATCGAAAAAGCCGGTTATACAACCATCACACCAGTCATCGTCACAAACATGCATCAATACGAGTCAATTGTATCTGCAGGTCGCACTGCAATCAAAGAGCAGGAGCTGCTCTATACAGCCAAAGCCTAA
- the licT gene encoding BglG family transcription antiterminator LicT, which produces MKIEKVLNNNVVTVIDSGGNELVVMGRGIAFKKHAGESIDESLVEKIFSLESKEVSQKLKTLLSDIPVEYVECSDEIIRYAETVLGEKLHESIYISLTDHIHFAIDRHRQGLQIRNALFWEIKRMYRKEYAIGLKALQIIEETLGVLLPEDECAFIAMHLVNAQMNGEMRETISITNIVKDILNIVRRSFVIELDEDSLSYYRFLTHLKFFAQRVLQGTAIEDKEEDNPLHDLVSKQYPEAFTCAVKINDYTRKIYNRVLSKEEILYLTIHIERVVRNEQPTE; this is translated from the coding sequence ATGAAAATTGAGAAGGTGCTCAACAACAACGTAGTTACCGTGATTGATTCGGGCGGAAACGAACTGGTCGTCATGGGGCGGGGAATTGCCTTCAAAAAACATGCTGGTGAATCGATCGACGAAAGTCTTGTCGAAAAAATATTCTCATTGGAAAGCAAGGAAGTATCGCAGAAACTGAAAACGCTTCTGTCCGATATTCCAGTTGAATATGTTGAATGCTCGGATGAAATTATTCGTTATGCGGAGACGGTGTTAGGTGAGAAGTTACATGAGAGCATCTATATTTCACTAACGGATCATATTCATTTTGCCATTGATCGACATCGTCAAGGATTGCAGATCCGTAACGCACTGTTCTGGGAGATCAAGCGCATGTACCGCAAGGAATATGCCATTGGACTAAAGGCACTTCAGATTATTGAAGAAACGCTGGGTGTACTGCTTCCCGAAGACGAATGCGCATTCATCGCCATGCATCTGGTCAATGCCCAGATGAACGGTGAGATGAGAGAAACCATCAGTATTACGAATATTGTCAAGGACATACTCAACATTGTAAGGCGCAGTTTTGTCATTGAACTGGATGAGGATTCGCTGAGCTATTATCGCTTCTTAACCCATCTGAAGTTTTTTGCTCAACGTGTGCTGCAAGGTACAGCCATTGAAGACAAGGAAGAAGATAATCCGCTTCATGATCTGGTGAGTAAGCAATACCCTGAAGCATTTACTTGTGCAGTCAAGATTAATGATTATACGCGGAAGATCTATAATCGGGTCTTGTCTAAGGAAGAAATACTGTATCTGACGATTCACATTGAGCGTGTTGTAAGAAATGAACAACCAACTGAATAA
- a CDS encoding glycoside hydrolase family 1 protein — translation MTTPFPKDFLWGGAVAANQLEGAYNTDGKGLSVQDVMPHGITTPRTEGPTEDNLKLIGIDFYNRYKEDVKLFAEMGFKVFRTSIAWSRIFPKGDELEPNEKGLQFYDDLFDECHKYGIEPLVTISHYETPLHLSKTYDGWVNRKMIEFYERYVTVLFNRFKGKVKYWLTFNEINSILEEPFMSGGIYTPKDQLSKQDLYQAIHHELVASALAVKLGHEIMPEAKIGCMVLSMPTYPLTPNPDDVVAAMHAEQRNDIFADIHARGYYPKYINRYFKANNINIKFEDGDAEILKHTVDFISFSYYVSICETGDPEKRIEGKGNLFAGVQNPYLKASEWGWQIDPQGLRVTLNKYWDRYQKPLFIVENGLGAVDELITDENGNKTVNDDYRIQYLNDHLVQVGEALEDGVEVMGYTSWGCIDLVSASTAEMKKRYGFIYVDRNNDGTGSLERYKKKSFHWYKEVISTNGASLKGINE, via the coding sequence ATGACAACACCATTTCCTAAGGATTTTCTATGGGGCGGCGCGGTAGCCGCCAACCAGCTTGAAGGAGCTTATAATACGGATGGTAAAGGCTTGTCAGTTCAAGATGTGATGCCTCACGGGATCACAACGCCAAGAACAGAAGGACCTACGGAAGATAACCTGAAATTGATCGGTATCGATTTCTACAACCGTTACAAAGAGGACGTAAAACTGTTTGCCGAAATGGGCTTCAAAGTGTTCCGGACATCCATTGCCTGGTCCCGAATCTTCCCTAAAGGGGACGAGCTGGAGCCAAACGAAAAAGGGTTGCAATTTTACGATGACTTATTCGATGAATGCCACAAATACGGGATTGAACCCCTGGTAACGATCTCTCATTATGAGACACCGCTGCATCTGTCCAAAACGTATGATGGCTGGGTTAACCGCAAAATGATCGAGTTTTACGAGCGTTATGTAACGGTCCTGTTCAACCGCTTCAAGGGCAAAGTAAAGTACTGGCTGACGTTTAATGAAATCAACTCCATTTTGGAGGAGCCATTCATGAGCGGCGGGATCTATACGCCAAAAGATCAATTGAGCAAGCAGGATCTGTATCAGGCGATTCACCATGAGCTGGTGGCAAGTGCGCTGGCTGTTAAACTGGGTCATGAAATTATGCCGGAAGCCAAAATTGGCTGTATGGTTCTGAGTATGCCAACGTATCCGCTCACTCCGAATCCGGATGATGTGGTTGCAGCGATGCATGCAGAACAACGCAATGATATTTTTGCCGATATCCATGCACGTGGATACTACCCAAAATACATTAACCGTTATTTCAAAGCGAATAATATCAATATCAAGTTCGAAGACGGAGATGCGGAAATTCTGAAGCATACGGTCGACTTCATCTCGTTCAGCTACTATGTAAGTATCTGTGAAACAGGCGATCCGGAAAAACGCATTGAAGGAAAAGGAAATCTGTTTGCAGGGGTTCAAAATCCTTACCTCAAAGCAAGTGAATGGGGCTGGCAGATCGATCCGCAAGGTCTGCGTGTGACGCTGAACAAATACTGGGATCGATACCAAAAACCGTTGTTTATCGTTGAGAACGGGCTGGGTGCCGTGGATGAATTGATCACGGACGAGAACGGCAATAAAACGGTAAATGACGATTATCGCATTCAATATCTGAATGATCACTTGGTGCAGGTAGGTGAAGCGCTTGAAGATGGTGTCGAAGTTATGGGCTACACTTCATGGGGCTGTATTGACCTGGTTAGTGCATCGACTGCAGAGATGAAGAAGCGTTACGGATTCATCTATGTGGACCGCAACAACGACGGAACAGGTTCATTGGAACGGTATAAGAAAAAATCCTTCCATTGGTACAAAGAAGTTATTAGTACTAATGGTGCAAGTTTGAAAGGCATTAACGAATAA
- a CDS encoding glycoside hydrolase family 1 protein, with protein sequence MTTAKKGFPENFLWGGATAANQLEGAFDEDGKGLSTADMIAHVPKEKRTGGHAMEISSSRIEEILSGKIEERFPKRFGIDFYHRFKEDIALFAEMGFKVFRLSIHWARIFPNGYDQEPNEAGLKFYDEVFDELLKYGIEPLVTLSHYETPLGLTQKYNGWAGREVIGHYVRYAETVFNRYKNKVKYWLTFNEINVMLFSPYTGGGILIDKVDNKLQTTYQALHHQFVASAMVTKLAHEIMPGSQVGCMLARMETYPATCNPVDVRLAQHENQINLFFTDMHARGKYPNYMARYFEENNVVIQKEAGDDEILLNNTVDFISFSYYMSVTKSASADLEETAGNLAGGVKNPYLEASDWGWEIDPIGLRITLNNFWDRYQKPLFIVENGLGAYDKVEEDGSIHDSYRVDYLKKHIEQMKEAIKDGVDLIGFTAWGPIDLVSMSTSEMSKRYGFIYVDLDDEGNGTLERSKKDSFDWYKNVIASNGEQL encoded by the coding sequence ATGACGACGGCAAAAAAAGGTTTCCCTGAAAACTTCCTATGGGGCGGCGCTACTGCTGCCAATCAATTGGAGGGGGCATTTGATGAGGACGGCAAAGGTCTTTCCACAGCAGATATGATCGCCCATGTTCCCAAAGAGAAACGTACGGGCGGACATGCGATGGAAATCTCCTCTTCCCGCATCGAAGAAATTCTGTCAGGCAAAATTGAAGAGCGGTTCCCGAAACGCTTTGGTATCGATTTCTATCATCGTTTCAAGGAAGACATCGCCTTGTTTGCCGAAATGGGCTTCAAAGTATTCCGCTTGTCCATTCACTGGGCGCGCATTTTCCCGAACGGTTATGATCAGGAGCCGAACGAAGCAGGTCTGAAATTCTATGACGAAGTCTTCGATGAACTCTTGAAATACGGCATTGAGCCGCTGGTAACCTTGTCTCACTACGAAACTCCGCTTGGTCTGACACAGAAGTACAATGGCTGGGCTGGCCGAGAAGTTATTGGGCACTATGTAAGATATGCAGAAACGGTATTCAACCGTTATAAAAACAAAGTGAAATACTGGCTGACTTTCAATGAAATCAACGTCATGCTGTTCAGCCCGTACACTGGCGGCGGCATCCTGATCGATAAAGTAGACAACAAATTGCAAACGACGTATCAAGCGCTGCATCACCAATTCGTAGCAAGTGCAATGGTAACCAAACTTGCGCATGAGATCATGCCTGGTTCCCAAGTGGGCTGTATGCTCGCTCGCATGGAGACATATCCGGCGACTTGTAACCCGGTAGATGTGCGTCTGGCTCAACACGAGAATCAGATCAACCTCTTCTTCACGGATATGCACGCTCGTGGTAAATACCCGAACTACATGGCACGTTATTTTGAAGAGAACAACGTCGTGATTCAAAAAGAAGCTGGCGATGATGAAATCTTGCTGAACAACACGGTCGATTTCATTTCCTTCAGCTACTACATGTCCGTGACCAAATCAGCTTCTGCTGACCTGGAGGAAACGGCAGGCAACTTGGCTGGCGGTGTGAAAAATCCTTATTTGGAAGCTTCCGACTGGGGTTGGGAGATCGATCCAATCGGCCTGCGCATAACGCTGAACAACTTCTGGGATCGGTACCAAAAACCATTGTTCATCGTTGAGAATGGTCTTGGAGCTTATGACAAAGTAGAAGAAGATGGTTCGATTCATGACTCCTATCGTGTGGATTACCTGAAAAAACACATCGAACAAATGAAGGAAGCCATCAAGGATGGTGTGGATCTGATCGGATTTACGGCTTGGGGTCCAATTGACCTGGTGAGCATGTCCACTTCCGAAATGTCCAAACGGTACGGCTTCATCTACGTGGATCTGGACGACGAAGGTAACGGAACCCTCGAACGTTCCAAAAAGGATTCCTTTGACTGGTACAAAAATGTGATTGCAAGCAATGGTGAACAGCTGTAA
- a CDS encoding suppressor of fused domain protein, giving the protein MTDEASTAGWDAIDTAFNELYGEQEPKHYGTAIPYALGGPDPLDGISAYKVEHPTPHWHFVTYGFSELYDKETNDPEHSGYGFELTFRLTRTEDETEPPAWALNLLQNMGRYVFNSGNVFRPGDYLDANGPICLGSDTLLTALSFIEDPDLKPLSTPNGTMEFIQMVGITGRELETMQTWNTRGFLKSCEPFMPKYVTDLMRNSYVDIPSIGQAVQRGIELEGSSTAFLFIQQLAWTPSRKRLLQKNMPAELQLGAKQAVLIGKILRSRIAKDAPLSLVGSGVNITFEAGENASFHEEETKITITVNEQTVNELTAHLKPSELTFEIPSLPGLLIRIVRTEITDQEGRVVETIG; this is encoded by the coding sequence ATGACTGATGAAGCAAGCACAGCCGGCTGGGATGCCATTGATACAGCATTTAACGAACTTTATGGGGAGCAGGAACCCAAACATTACGGCACAGCCATCCCTTATGCGCTCGGAGGACCTGACCCTCTGGATGGAATCAGTGCTTATAAAGTGGAACACCCAACACCTCATTGGCATTTTGTAACGTACGGCTTCTCCGAACTATATGACAAAGAAACCAATGATCCCGAGCACAGCGGATATGGATTCGAACTGACCTTTCGGCTTACCCGAACAGAGGATGAGACTGAACCGCCCGCTTGGGCTCTGAATTTGTTACAGAACATGGGACGGTATGTCTTCAATAGCGGAAACGTATTTCGCCCAGGCGACTATTTGGATGCCAACGGACCGATCTGTCTGGGCTCTGATACCTTGCTGACCGCCCTTTCCTTCATAGAAGACCCGGATCTGAAGCCGCTGTCCACCCCTAATGGCACAATGGAATTTATTCAGATGGTCGGAATTACCGGACGTGAATTGGAAACGATGCAAACGTGGAATACTCGTGGATTCCTCAAATCATGCGAACCTTTCATGCCCAAATATGTCACGGATCTCATGCGTAACTCCTATGTGGATATTCCATCAATAGGGCAGGCTGTTCAGCGTGGAATTGAGCTTGAAGGTTCCAGCACGGCGTTTTTATTCATACAACAACTGGCTTGGACGCCTTCCCGCAAACGATTGCTGCAAAAAAATATGCCCGCCGAACTCCAGCTTGGAGCCAAACAGGCGGTTCTGATTGGAAAAATACTGCGCAGCCGTATTGCAAAGGATGCTCCGTTATCACTTGTAGGTTCAGGAGTGAATATCACCTTCGAGGCCGGAGAAAATGCTTCTTTTCATGAAGAAGAAACCAAAATTACCATAACCGTGAATGAACAGACCGTAAACGAACTAACAGCTCATCTTAAACCTTCGGAATTGACATTCGAGATACCTTCCCTTCCCGGCTTGCTTATCCGAATAGTCCGAACTGAAATTACCGACCAGGAAGGTCGCGTCGTAGAAACCATTGGTTAA
- a CDS encoding LuxR C-terminal-related transcriptional regulator, protein MSITTSALLEHWSHSSAPRSGMAHIKYISRTSLERLRKINHFLIGAFQRSLSDIRENLSSTYLFLLTDADGVLLAMDYSPDLEDEVKQSPIRPGMVFTAQSCGVNAISATMEKNEPVLLPPEQHESPLFQQWHCYATPLSVGLNHSGYLDVSTINADMQSELIAIAKLIPAHMQNSYQSLMSSVPSEKPSVDFTERQLTILEMISKGLTVKAIALKLKIKECTVNHHKKVIFNKLGVQSSTEAVSIASRLSYL, encoded by the coding sequence ATGTCTATCACCACATCGGCCTTGCTGGAACATTGGTCTCACAGCAGTGCACCTAGATCCGGCATGGCTCATATAAAATATATTTCCAGGACCAGTCTGGAAAGATTGCGCAAAATCAATCATTTTCTGATCGGTGCCTTCCAGCGCAGTCTATCGGATATCCGGGAGAACCTGTCCAGCACCTATCTGTTTCTGCTTACGGATGCGGACGGCGTGCTGCTCGCCATGGATTACAGCCCTGATCTGGAAGATGAAGTGAAGCAGTCCCCCATTCGTCCAGGCATGGTTTTCACTGCACAGAGCTGCGGAGTCAACGCCATCTCGGCCACCATGGAAAAGAACGAACCGGTATTGCTGCCACCAGAGCAGCATGAGAGCCCTCTTTTTCAACAATGGCACTGTTACGCGACGCCTCTATCTGTCGGACTCAACCATTCCGGTTATCTGGATGTATCCACGATTAACGCAGATATGCAAAGTGAATTAATCGCCATTGCCAAGCTCATTCCTGCCCATATGCAGAACAGCTATCAGAGCCTGATGTCATCCGTTCCTTCCGAAAAACCTTCTGTGGATTTCACTGAGCGTCAGTTAACCATCCTTGAAATGATCTCCAAAGGGTTAACCGTTAAGGCTATTGCTCTGAAATTAAAAATCAAGGAATGCACCGTAAATCACCACAAAAAAGTGATCTTCAACAAATTAGGTGTGCAATCCAGCACGGAAGCTGTTTCAATTGCAAGCCGATTGTCTTATTTATAG
- a CDS encoding ABC transporter ATP-binding protein codes for MQPLLKVSDLSVSFHSEENEFQAVRDVSFEVRKGETLGIVGESGSGKSVTARSIMRLLASPPSQMKQGEILFRGVNLATKTQKEMESIRGRDIGMIFQDPMSSLNPTIKVGKQISESLIKHQKLSRREAKKQAIAMLELVGISRSEVRYNQYPHEFSGGMRQRVMIAIALACRPELLIADEPTTALDVTIQAQILNLMKDMQERLGTSIILITHDLGVVAGMCDRVVVMKEGQIVESGTTAEIFANPKHEYTSRLLNALPRLDEKKKPKPVSLFPRDLKDDQPLLEVKSLKQHFNLGKGNTLKAVNDISFYIRQGETLGVVGESGSGKSTTGRAILRLHEPTGGDVLFKGVPLNRLSASEMKTMRRHMQIIFQDPYASLNPKLRIMDIIGEALDIHQLTKTTAEREKRVEELLEMVGLDPSHALRYPHEFSGGQRQRIGIARALAVEPEFIVCDEPLSALDVSIQAQIVQLLEELQQRLGLTYLFIAHDLSMVKHISDRVAVMYNGKIVELAESEELYSNPQHAYTKSLLSAIPVPDPAVEAKKKRTVYEESSREQLADRYNLEQSKWVEVTEGHWVAVSG; via the coding sequence ATGCAGCCTTTACTGAAAGTTAGTGATTTGTCGGTCTCTTTTCATTCCGAAGAGAATGAGTTTCAGGCGGTACGGGATGTCAGCTTCGAGGTTCGGAAAGGGGAAACGCTGGGGATTGTTGGAGAGTCGGGAAGCGGCAAAAGCGTAACAGCCCGTTCCATTATGAGGCTGCTTGCTTCTCCTCCATCTCAGATGAAGCAGGGAGAGATTTTATTTCGCGGAGTTAACCTGGCGACCAAAACGCAGAAGGAGATGGAAAGCATCCGCGGCCGCGACATCGGCATGATTTTTCAGGATCCCATGAGTTCACTTAATCCGACCATCAAAGTCGGAAAACAAATCTCCGAAAGTCTGATAAAACATCAGAAGCTGTCCCGCAGGGAAGCGAAAAAGCAAGCCATTGCCATGCTCGAACTGGTCGGCATATCACGGAGTGAAGTGCGCTACAATCAGTACCCCCACGAGTTCTCGGGAGGCATGCGTCAACGGGTGATGATCGCCATTGCACTTGCCTGCCGCCCGGAGCTGCTGATTGCAGATGAACCAACGACTGCACTCGATGTGACCATTCAGGCGCAAATTCTGAATCTGATGAAAGACATGCAGGAACGGCTGGGGACATCCATTATACTGATTACCCATGATCTGGGGGTTGTGGCCGGAATGTGTGACCGCGTCGTAGTTATGAAAGAGGGACAGATCGTGGAATCCGGGACAACGGCAGAGATCTTCGCGAATCCGAAACACGAATACACGTCCAGACTCCTGAATGCCTTGCCGCGGCTGGATGAGAAGAAGAAACCCAAACCGGTTTCACTGTTCCCCAGGGATCTAAAAGATGATCAGCCTCTGCTTGAGGTGAAATCCCTGAAGCAGCATTTTAATCTTGGCAAAGGCAATACACTGAAGGCAGTGAATGATATCAGCTTTTATATCCGCCAAGGCGAGACACTGGGGGTCGTAGGAGAGTCTGGCAGCGGCAAGTCCACGACGGGGCGTGCCATCTTGAGACTGCATGAACCGACTGGCGGGGATGTCTTGTTCAAAGGAGTTCCACTAAACCGGCTGTCCGCTTCGGAAATGAAAACGATGAGACGGCATATGCAGATCATCTTCCAGGACCCCTACGCCTCATTGAATCCGAAATTGAGAATTATGGACATTATCGGGGAGGCCCTTGATATTCATCAGCTGACCAAGACAACAGCCGAGAGAGAGAAGCGGGTGGAAGAACTGCTGGAAATGGTGGGGCTTGATCCATCCCATGCGCTGCGGTACCCTCACGAATTCTCTGGCGGTCAGAGACAGAGAATCGGGATTGCGCGGGCACTAGCTGTGGAACCGGAGTTTATTGTGTGCGATGAGCCGCTGTCTGCGCTCGATGTGTCCATTCAGGCGCAGATCGTGCAGCTGCTTGAGGAATTGCAGCAGCGGCTTGGTTTGACGTATCTTTTTATTGCACACGACTTGTCCATGGTCAAACATATCAGTGATCGTGTTGCTGTGATGTATAACGGTAAAATCGTTGAGCTTGCTGAGAGTGAAGAGCTCTATTCCAATCCACAGCATGCGTATACGAAGTCGCTTCTCTCTGCAATCCCGGTCCCTGATCCGGCTGTGGAAGCGAAGAAAAAACGCACGGTGTATGAAGAAAGCAGTAGAGAGCAGCTAGCCGATCGTTACAATCTGGAGCAGTCCAAGTGGGTCGAAGTAACGGAAGGGCACTGGGTGGCCGTTTCTGGTTAG